The Primulina huaijiensis isolate GDHJ02 unplaced genomic scaffold, ASM1229523v2 scaffold199364, whole genome shotgun sequence genome segment GCTGGAATGGCTTTCGAATTTCGTGGAGGAATCATACTCAACCGATGATCTCCACTTGTTCATCCCCAGCGCCGCCGTCGCCGAGAAAAGCTCCCCCTTCGACGGTTCTTCCTCCGCCAATTCCACTCAGAACTCGCCTCCAATTTTCCCCACCGACGTCATAATCCCCACCAAAGCACGTAGCAAACGCTCGCGAGCCGTCCCCTGCGGCTGGTACACCCGCCGCCTCCATCTCTCGCCGCATTCAAGACCCAAAACG includes the following:
- the LOC140966018 gene encoding GATA transcription factor 12-like, coding for EWLSNFVEESYSTDDLHLFIPSAAVAEKSSPFDGSSSANSTQNSPPIFPTDVIIPTKARSKRSRAVPCGWYTRRLHLSPHSRPKTAPLRRREPTGKKCLHCASEKTPQWRTGPMGPKTLCNACGVRFKSGRLVPEYRPAASPTFL